GTGCTTTGGAGAGACTTGACACCCCAGACAGGAGAATTATGGCTTTAAATCCAACAAGAGACGATCAGAGTTGATGCACTGAGTTCTCCAGCATCACTTCTGCGGTGATCTTGTCCTCCCAGCTCCTGATGTGTGCAGAAAGATTTCCTCAGTTTCCACTCATTAATACCATCTTCATTTCCATGCTTCGCCAGGATATTGACTCCTAAAAGCCAGTCAGAATGGGAGACCGAGCCCCACCAACACTCCAGCAGCTTGCAATCCAAGGGCTCCTGAGGGAGGAGGCCTTGGCCATTTCTGCCCTGGAGGTGATGCCCCCAATGCTGCTCCCAGCAATGTTTGAGGTGGCCTTcaagaacagacagacaaacgTCCTGAGGGCCATGGTCCTTATTTGGCCATTCCCATACCTTCCTGTAGGAGCCCTGATCAAGACCCCCCACCTGGAAAGTTTGAAGGCTCTGCTTGGTGGACTAGATGCCTTTTTTAAACAGATGGATTGCCCCAGGTAAACACCAACATCTGGGTGGAGGGAGGTTCTGTGTgtgcagagagaaagcaagcagagatGAGGAATATTTGACCAAATGGAAATTAGAGGATTCTGCTGGCAACAGCTTAGAAGATTCTAGAAGCTAAGGCCCAGTCCCAACCATCTTGGGAAATAATGGCAAATGTGGAAGACACCAAAGATTAGATTAGACACAGCCACCTAGGAATACCCCCAAAGTAATATTTGTACTGCACAAATCTATGTGGAGTGAGGCTGGGATTAAGGGGAATGACATGGAAGAAAGGGAGACAGGGCTGAGAATACCAGCATGGGAATGTTCCCCTTTGACAGAGGGTGAGGTTCTAGCCTTGGTTTTACACACAGGGAGAAAGAAATATTTGGAAGGGATAGCTAAAGGGCATGATCTGGTTTGAATAAGCCTGTAAGATGAGTCTTGTCTGATTTGCTGAGGATTCTACCCATTTCTCCCACAGAAAGGGGAAAGTCAGAGTGCTGGATCCTATGGGCATATGGGCTGGAACCTATGAAGGTGACTGCTCTCAACAGGTCGTGAGACATGAGCAGCAGCCCATGGAGACATGTCATGACTCAGGGATGAAGAACAATTTGAAGGTGGTAACTGACCTCCAACTTGTAGACAACGACACCAAACAATATGCCACTCACTTGGTGCGGTGGGCCGAGAAGAAAAAAGATTCCATTCATCTATGCTGTCTGAAGCTTCAGATTTGGGAACCATGCATCTCCAATGTCATAGAGGTCTTAAAATCTGTAGATCTCCAGTGTATACGGAAGCTGCACCTGCGTTCTCTCTGGATAGTTGACATGGCTGCTTTTGGACCTTACCTGGGGCAAATGAGAAACCTTCACACTCTAGTCCTAGAGGGCATCACCAACAACTTCAGGATGGATgaatcccaagggctggaatAGGAGTGGATAAGCACATTGCTCTCTCAATTCCCCAAATTCCATTGCCTACAGCATCTCTATATAGATGATATCTACCTTCTAGTTGGCTGCATGAGAGAGTGGCTCAGGTAAGGAAGGATAGAGAGTGTCCACCACCAGATAGAACCCACCTCTTTTTCTTGTAGGTTAGTAGGTTAGTGGGCCAGTCCTTGAAGGTCCGGCCACTGTAAGCCTTGCAAATCCAAGCAGATGAGTTCTCTGCTAAGATACGTGTGACCAGGCACCAGGATGCCTCTAATCGCTCATTTGAGAAAGGTTGTTGGGTGTCCAGAAAGGGACTGATGAATGGGAAATGTGTGACACTGGCACTGAAGTTGTGAGAACAGGATATGGCAGTGTTGAGGAAAGGACTCTACAGGGACACTCTTCATGCTGCTGAAGCTGGTCAGCAAGAGGTGGTTCTTCCTAAAATCACCATGACTGTGCCCTGAGCCTGGCCCATGGTGATACCCAGAGGCCTCACACTAGAATGCTGTGATGTTTGTGAGCAGACCACAAAGGGGGTTGACCTCCATGGACAGAATGAATTTGGGAGAAGGAGTACCACCTGCTTCATTATCAATTCTACTATCCTCTTCAACACCATGTGACAGAAACCCATCTCTGTTCTCTCCCCAGGTCCCTGAAGAAGCCCTTGGAGACCCTATCCATTAAGTACTGCCACCTCTCCCAGGCAGACTTGGATCACCTGCCCCAGTGCCTGAACCTTTCTGAGCTCCGGCATCTGCACCTCAGTTCTCTACTTTTAGCTGAGTGTCTTGGACCACTTGGACTTCTCCTGGAAAGAGTCAAAGCCACTTTGCAAAGCCTAGAACTGGAGAAATGTTGGCTGGAGGATTCAGGATTCAGGGTGCTCTTGCCTGCCCTGAGCCAGTGCTCCCAGCTCACCAAGGTCAATTTCATTGATAAtaatctgtctctgcctctcctgatGCAACTGCTTCACAACATAGCCAAACTGAGCAAGCTGACCCAGGAGCTCTACCCTGCACCTCTGGAATGCTACGATCCTAGCGGCCTAGTACTTGTACATCAGTTTGACCAACTTTGCCCCGAATTCGTGGCTATaataaggacagaaagaaagccaaaaaaagtGACTTTTGCTACAAGACAATGCCATAAATGTTTCAGTTGTTCTATCTATGAGCTGGAGAGCAGGCATTGCCTGTGCAGTCAATAAATTGGGAAAAGGTTACTGCTTGGTACTGTCGTATTTTGTTTGTTGGTGTTCTGAAAAATCAAGCTTGCCCTGAGACCAGggtgcagagctagccaccacttaaccatagaggccagctggtggtggcacacacccttaatctcagcacttgggagtctcattcctttaattccagtgcttggaaggtggagacaggatcttggcccctCATTAGGTCAGAGTAACTGCAGAGGTAAGAAGGCACTGGTGGttgttcctttgcttctctgatcttccacatTATTACCCCATACTCGACTCCTGGGTTTTCTGGATAAGACTAAATAGGATCATGCTTCAGTTCTGAGCTATGGAAAgctactgggggtgggggtggggatggatgaAATCCTCTCTGGGATTACTGCAGCTAGAGACTGTTCCTCACAGAGATCCCACAGCATGAGTAGCTGTACCCTTTTGCCCTTTGCATGTAAGAAATGTTCTGTGTTTTGGAGTTCCTGGCGCGGCTCCTTCACAGCACACTGACCACTCATGCCCAGCATTTCTCTACCTGGGTCTGTGGTTCTGTCTTTCCCCACCACACTAAGCCAGTCACTCTCAAAGCTGTGCAGGACATGAAATCCTAGGGAAAGGCCTCAGCACTGGGACTCAGAGCACATGACTTCCCACAGTGCTCAATGCTTTAGAAACAAAGTGGAATGAAGTGAGATCTAATGAGGTGGCAATATAAAAGCTTGGAATCACACCATTTTATTCTTCATCACAAATAGAGACAGGAAGTCCTACACTTGAGATGTCaggtttttatgtgtttgtggcCTAAACCATGGCTAATTGTGAAGGACTATCCATAAAGGATACTACACACAAATAATAGTGGAAACAATATTGGGTATAGACAGCACCTGCCCCTGCCATAGCTGAAATCAAACTAGAGGGAATTCATGTAAgatggatcaatggctgtggagcctgcacgtggctggactaagccctctgagtggtgagacagttgtgtagattgATGTGCTTGGGAGGACCCaaggtggtaggatcagaatccatctctggtgcttGAGTTGAgattgtggagcccactacctatgatggaccTCCTCGTGAAGCCTTGAGGCAGCGGGGACAGCTTGGACTAGCCTCTATtgaatgtgcctccacatgggaggccttgccttcttgtgggagggagtaaGGACTGGCTtgggagaggaggctgggaaggggcaggaagagggatgatgaGGAACTTTGATTGGTGTGCAAAGTGAATgacaaaaaattcttaataaaaaaaaacatagtaatGGGGGGAAAAGCAATTTGTGTTTTGAAGTTCCTGGTGGCTCAGGACTTTTAAAACAACCATTGTGCAGTTGTGGCAGgacaaactctgtgagttcaaacctaGCTGGATATACATGGAGAactccaggacatccagggctacaaaaagggagaccctgtctcaaaacaaacaaatagccaCAACAAAAACATCCCCGTGTTTTCAGTTCACATACTTTATTCCCATCAGTCTAGAGgaggaaagaagcaggaagatcttaaTGTGTTTGAGACTGCCTGGATAAGATATTTTTCAGTATCTAGATGAAAAGAATTCCTTTTGGGGTTGACAAAAAGCTGAGATTTGCCTGAAAGACAGGAGCCCATTTTACTGAAttgtatttgttcattcattcagtagCTCTTTatgtactccattttttttttgtttgtttttctgaagaggagtcttcctctgtagctttggaggtctGATACTGCAGTTCCCAACAATCCTCCTACTTCAGCATTCCACCTGGTAGGTGGACTCCTGGGAGCCAGCACACCTGGCTGAGTTTTAGTCACATGTGACCCACATGGTTCTGAGTTTTGGTCAACTTGGCCTTAATACCTGCCTGGCAagagacatgcacacaaaatctctttaaaatatcctctGAAAACTTTGTGACAAACATTGTCACAACTGTGTGATCTTTTCCAGAATAAACAACTGAGAGTTGCATGTTCTCTCATTCTTCAGCTAAGTTaactactcagaaggctgagtcagaaatATGGCTTGCATCTGCTGCTGTTAGGCAATGGTTCTGAAGGTATAGACAAATGGAAATGTGTTTGCCTAGCATCACAATCCCTAGGCTCTCTCTTCAGCATTGCCTGGACTAGACAAGCTGT
The nucleotide sequence above comes from Onychomys torridus unplaced genomic scaffold, mOncTor1.1, whole genome shotgun sequence. Encoded proteins:
- the LOC118575522 gene encoding oogenesin-1-like encodes the protein MGDRAPPTLQQLAIQGLLREEALAISALEVMPPMLLPAMFEVAFKNRQTNVLRAMVLIWPFPYLPVGALIKTPHLESLKALLGGLDAFFKQMDCPRKGKVRVLDPMGIWAGTYEGDCSQQVVRHEQQPMETCHDSGMKNNLKVVTDLQLVDNDTKQYATHLVRWAEKKKDSIHLCCLKLQIWEPCISNVIEVLKSEWISTLLSQFPKFHCLQHLYIDDIYLLVGCMREWLRSLKKPLETLSIKYCHLSQADLDHLPQCLNLSELRHLHLSSLLLAECLGPLGLLLERVKATLQSLELEKCWLEDSGFRVLLPALSQCSQLTKVNFIDNNLSLPLLMQLLHNIAKLSKLTQELYPAPLECYDPSGLVLVHQFDQLCPEFVAIIRTERKPKKVTFATRQCHKCFSCSIYELESRHCLCSQ